Proteins from one Fragaria vesca subsp. vesca linkage group LG6, FraVesHawaii_1.0, whole genome shotgun sequence genomic window:
- the LOC101310043 gene encoding peroxidase 44-like, producing MMRRTETSFLAFLILLPLVVADLRVGFYSATCPKAEQIIQQVVQKKFSSDPSITAALLRMHFHDCFVRGCDASILIDSTKKKASEKTAGPNLTVRGFEVIDEAKKALEAACPSTVSCADIITLATRDSVVLAGGPSYKSPTGRRDGLVSNPNDVNLPGPSFSVSQALQSFTDKGMTLNDMVTLLGAHTVGVAHCSFFEDRLSNFQGTGSPDPSMDPTLVTKLKNICAGPNDPTAFLDQNTSFAFDNQYYNQVNLKRGVMQIDQELGVDKSTAGIVSGFASNGARFSQSFATAMLKMGSLQDGNPGEIRKNCRVFN from the exons ATGATGAGGAGGACAGAAACCTCATTCCTGGCCTTTCTTATTCTTCTTCCTCTAGTAGTAGCTGACTTACGAGTTGGCTTCTACAGTGCTACATGCCCAAAAGCCGAACAAATCATCCAACAAGTCGTCCAGAAAAAATTCTCCAGCGATCCATCCATAACCGCTGCTTTACTTCGCATGCACTTCCATGACTGCTTTGTCAGA GGTTGTGATGCTTCCATTCTTATTGACTCCACCAAGAAAAAGGCGTCTGAGAAAACCGCAGGGCCAAACTTGACTGTAAGAGGGTTTGAGGTGATTGACGAGGCCAAGAAAGCACTTGAGGCTGCATGCCCTTCAACAGTCTCCTGCGCTGATATCATAACCCTCGCGACTAGAGATTCAGTCGTTCTAGCCGGAGGCCCGAGCTACAAGTCACCTACCGGACGGCGTGACGGGCTAGTATCCAACCCCAATGACGTCAACTTGCCCGGTCCGTCCTTCTCCGTGTCTCAGGCATTGCAGTCTTTCACAGACAAAGGAATGACTCTGAATGATATGGTGACTCTTTTGGGTGCACACACAGTTGGTGTTGCGCATTGTAGCTTTTTTGAAGATAGGCTCTCCAACTTTCAAGGGACAGGCTCTCCTGATCCTTCCATGGACCCAACTCTGGTTACTAAGTTGAAGAATATCTGCGCAGGACCTAATGATCCTACAGCATTTTTGGACCAAAATACATCATTTGCCTTTGATAATCAATATTATAACCAGGTTAATTTGAAGAGAGGTGTGATGCAGATTGACCAGGAGCTAGGTGTGGACAAATCAACGGCAGGTATTGTTTCTGGGTTTGCATCCAATGGTGCCAGATTCAGTCAGAGTTTTGCAACTGCTATGTTAAAGATGGGCAGCCTTCAGGATGGAAATCCCGGTGAAATCAGGAAAAATTGTAGAGTTTTTAATTAA